From Ancylobacter pratisalsi, one genomic window encodes:
- a CDS encoding lipoprotein-releasing ABC transporter permease subunit has product MAAHSKAQQGGATQSAEPNGTRPFSAFEWMLSLRYLRARRKEGFISVIAGFSFLGIMLGVATLIIVMAVMNGFRTELLSKILGLNGHLLVQPLDGPLTDYDAVAKRIAGVPGIKLAVPLVEGQALASSAFNAGGVLVRGISEANLRALPSISSNIREGTLEGFDQGSGIAIGKRLAEQLSLRAGDNLTLVAPRGAVTPMGTTPRIKVYKIAAVFEIGMSEYDSAFVFMPLAESQAYFNKNGDVTAIEVYTDNPDDMDRLRPLVHAAAERPVFIVDWRQRNSTFFNALQVERNVMFLILTLIVVVAAFNIVSGLNMLVKDKGRDIGILRTMGASRGSIMRIFLVTGAAIGVVGTIAGFLLGLVVCLNVEEIRQFISWITATELFSPELYYLSRLPAEMNAGETATVVLMSLVLSFLAPLYPSWRAARLDPVEALRYE; this is encoded by the coding sequence GAAGGCTTCATTTCCGTCATCGCCGGCTTCTCCTTCCTCGGCATCATGCTCGGGGTCGCGACGCTCATCATCGTCATGGCGGTGATGAACGGCTTTCGCACCGAGCTCCTGTCGAAGATCCTCGGGCTCAACGGGCACCTGCTGGTGCAACCGCTGGACGGGCCGCTGACCGACTACGATGCCGTTGCAAAGCGCATCGCCGGCGTGCCGGGCATCAAGCTGGCCGTGCCGCTGGTGGAAGGCCAGGCGCTGGCCTCCTCGGCCTTCAATGCCGGCGGTGTGCTGGTGCGGGGCATTTCGGAGGCCAATCTGCGCGCGCTGCCGTCCATCAGCTCGAATATCCGCGAGGGTACGCTGGAAGGCTTCGATCAGGGATCGGGCATCGCCATTGGCAAGCGCCTGGCCGAACAGCTGTCATTGCGGGCGGGCGACAATCTCACCCTGGTGGCGCCGCGCGGGGCGGTCACGCCCATGGGCACGACGCCGCGCATCAAGGTCTACAAGATCGCGGCGGTGTTCGAGATCGGCATGTCGGAATATGACAGCGCCTTCGTCTTCATGCCGCTCGCCGAGTCGCAGGCCTATTTCAACAAGAACGGCGATGTGACCGCGATCGAGGTCTACACCGACAACCCGGACGACATGGACCGGCTGCGCCCGCTGGTTCACGCCGCCGCGGAGCGGCCGGTGTTCATCGTCGACTGGCGCCAGCGAAACTCGACCTTCTTCAACGCTCTTCAGGTCGAGCGGAACGTGATGTTCCTCATCCTCACCCTCATCGTCGTGGTTGCGGCCTTCAACATCGTGTCCGGGCTCAACATGCTGGTGAAGGACAAGGGGCGCGATATCGGGATATTGCGCACCATGGGCGCCTCGCGCGGATCGATCATGCGCATCTTCCTCGTCACCGGCGCGGCGATCGGTGTCGTGGGCACCATTGCGGGCTTCCTGCTTGGGCTGGTGGTCTGCCTGAATGTCGAGGAGATCCGCCAGTTCATCTCCTGGATCACCGCGACCGAGCTGTTTTCGCCGGAGCTCTATTATCTCAGCCGCCTTCCGGCCGAGATGAATGCGGGTGAAACCGCGACCGTGGTTCTGATGTCGCTTGTGCTTTCCTTCCTTGCCCCGCTCTACCCGTCCTGGCGCGCCGCGCGCCTCGATCCGGTGGAAGCGCTGCGTTACGAGTGA
- a CDS encoding ABC transporter ATP-binding protein, translating to MAVALQLEGIERSYTQGEGQLHILRGANLSVLEGQSVALVAPSGTGKSTLLHIAGLMEHQDKGEVYIGGAGTSGLADAARTRIRRNDVGFVYQFHHLLPEFSALENVMLPQMIRGLSRREARTRASDLLGYLGLGKRLEHRPAELSGGEQQRVAIARAVANAPRVLLADEPTGNLDPTTADHVFHALSQLVEATGLAAVIATHNLELADRMHRRVTLQDGMVVELG from the coding sequence ATGGCCGTCGCACTTCAGCTCGAAGGGATCGAGCGCAGCTACACGCAGGGCGAAGGCCAGCTGCACATCCTGCGTGGCGCCAATTTATCGGTACTGGAAGGCCAGTCGGTCGCGCTGGTCGCCCCCTCGGGAACGGGCAAGTCCACGCTGCTGCACATCGCCGGGCTGATGGAGCATCAGGATAAGGGCGAGGTCTATATCGGCGGTGCCGGGACCTCGGGGCTCGCCGACGCGGCGCGTACCCGGATCCGGCGCAACGATGTTGGCTTCGTCTACCAGTTCCATCACCTCCTGCCCGAGTTCTCCGCGCTGGAGAACGTCATGCTGCCGCAGATGATACGGGGGCTCTCCCGCCGCGAGGCACGTACGCGCGCCTCGGACCTTCTGGGGTATCTCGGCCTCGGCAAGCGCCTGGAGCATCGCCCGGCGGAGCTTTCCGGCGGCGAACAGCAGCGCGTCGCCATCGCCCGCGCCGTCGCCAACGCGCCGCGCGTGCTGCTGGCGGATGAGCCTACCGGCAATCTCGACCCCACCACGGCCGATCATGTGTTCCATGCCCTGTCGCAGCTGGTGGAGGCGACCGGCCTCGCCGCGGTGATCGCCACGCACAATCTCGAACTGGCCGACCGGATGCATCGCCGCGTGACGTTGCAGGACGGGATGGTCGTCGAGCTGGGATGA